The region CGGGCGTCTGGAGCACCGGGAGGAGCTGGACCCCCGCGCCGCCCGGGTGCGTGAACGCGTCCCACACCATGTGCGTGAGCGCGCCCACCGCGATCGCCGCCGCGCCCCGGGCCGCGCCCCGAGCGCTCGGGGCGGGCGGCGGCCCCGCCTCGCGCCCGACCAGCGCGGCCAGGGGCGCCCGCAGCGCGTACGTCCAGCAGGCCCACACCGCCCCGCCCAGGAGCACGACCAGCGGCAGCCCCAGCGGGAAGTGGGTCGTGGACGCCCCCACCGGCACCGGCAGGTAGTACGGGAGGTCGGGCACCATGGCGCCGACGACCAGCGCGGCGGTCGGCAGCCGGGTGCGGGCGAAGGGCAGGACGGCCGCCACGTGGGCCGGGGTGAAGGGCATCAGCGGCCCCCGGCCGACGCCCGCGGACGGGTTCTGTTCCAGGCCATCGCCGCACGCTCCTCCGACTCCTCCGGTCCCGGGCCGGGCACCGTTCGTTCCAGCGGTATAACGCCGGGCCCGCCCCGCCGGTTCACACGGGGCGGCGCCGCCCTCCGGTCATCGAATGCCCGGGCAACGGTCACGTCTGCGTCCGCACGTGCCCTGGGCCACACCCCGGCGCCCCGTCACCGAATCCCGTTCTCTACCATCCGGAGTATGGACGTCCAAGAGAGCGGCGCCGCCGGATCCGGCGCCCCCGACCTCGCCGAGGGTTTCCCGGTCGCCACCCCTGACCGGTGGCGGGAGCTGGTCGCCGGAGTACTGCGCAAGAGCGGCGTGCCCGAGGAGCGCCTCGCCGACCGCCCCGAGGCCGTGCTGGCCACCCGCACCTACGACGGCTTCGACATCGAGCCCCTGGCCACCTCCGAGCCGCCCGCCGCCGACCCCGGCCACCCCGGGCTGGCCCCCTTCACCCGCGGCTACCGGCCGGCGGCCGCCGGCGGCTGGGACGTGCGCGCCCGCTACCTGGAGTCCGACCCCGAGGTGCTGCGCCGCCGCGCCCACACCGACCTGATGAACGGCGTCTCCTCCCTGTGGATCGCCGTCGGCGACGGCCACCTGCCCGCCGACCGCCTGGGCGGCGCCCTGGCCGACGTCTACCTCGACCTCGCCCCCGTGGTCCTGGAGCCCGGCGCCGCCTACCGGGAGGCCGCCGACGCCCTGCTGCGCGTCCACGCCGACGCCGAGGTCCCCGACGCCCGGATCATCTCCCACCTGGGCATCGACCCCCTCACCGCGGCCGCCCGCGCCGGGGCCCGCCCCGACGTCATGGACGCCGCCCGGTTCGCGGCCGACCGCGCCCGGGACCGCCCGGGCCTGGGCCTGGTGACCGCCGACGCCACCCTCGTGCACAACGCGGGCGGCTCCGACGGCCAGAGCCTGGGCTGGGCCGTCGCCTCCGGGACCGCGCTGCTGCGCGCCCTGGCCGCCGCCGGGATGGACGTCGCCGACGCCGCCGGGCGCATCGAGTTCCGGATCGCGGTCAACGCCGACCAGTTCGCGGGCATCGCCGGGCTCCGCGCCCTCCGCGCCATGTGGAACCGGGTGCTGGAGGTCGGCGGCGTCCCCGCCCACCGCCGCGCCATGCGCGTCCACGCGGTCACCTCCGAGGCGATGCTGACCCGCCGCGACCCGCACGTGAACATGCTGCGCACCACCGTGGCCTGCTTCGCCGCCGGGGTCGGCGGGGCCGACGCCGTCACCGTCCTGCCCTACGACGCCGCGGTGGGCCTGTCCGACGACTTCGCCCGCCGGGTCGCCCGCAACACCCAGGCCCTCCTCATCGAGGAGTCGAACCTGGCCCGGGTGGCCGACCCCGCCGGCGGCTCCTTCCACGTGGAGGCGCTCACCCGCGACCTCTACCTGGCCGGATGGGCGTTCCTCCAGGAGATCGAGGCCTGCGGCGGCGCCGCCGAGGTCGTCGAGGACGGCTGGCTGCGCGAACGCGTCGACGGTGTCTGGGAGCGCCGCCGCGCCGACCTGGCGCACCGCCGCG is a window of Nocardiopsis changdeensis DNA encoding:
- a CDS encoding DUF4184 family protein, giving the protein MPFTPAHVAAVLPFARTRLPTAALVVGAMVPDLPYYLPVPVGASTTHFPLGLPLVVLLGGAVWACWTYALRAPLAALVGREAGPPPAPSARGAARGAAAIAVGALTHMVWDAFTHPGGAGVQLLPVLQTPVVEPHKLYNVLMYASSVLGLAAVAWWVLRDRPAVRARWVPLAAIAACALVGGAVSRLAAGDALASGYDLVRVVLLGAVPGAGAGAAAWSLYWWARRWREWGKA
- a CDS encoding methylmalonyl-CoA mutase family protein, which produces MDVQESGAAGSGAPDLAEGFPVATPDRWRELVAGVLRKSGVPEERLADRPEAVLATRTYDGFDIEPLATSEPPAADPGHPGLAPFTRGYRPAAAGGWDVRARYLESDPEVLRRRAHTDLMNGVSSLWIAVGDGHLPADRLGGALADVYLDLAPVVLEPGAAYREAADALLRVHADAEVPDARIISHLGIDPLTAAARAGARPDVMDAARFAADRARDRPGLGLVTADATLVHNAGGSDGQSLGWAVASGTALLRALAAAGMDVADAAGRIEFRIAVNADQFAGIAGLRALRAMWNRVLEVGGVPAHRRAMRVHAVTSEAMLTRRDPHVNMLRTTVACFAAGVGGADAVTVLPYDAAVGLSDDFARRVARNTQALLIEESNLARVADPAGGSFHVEALTRDLYLAGWAFLQEIEACGGAAEVVEDGWLRERVDGVWERRRADLAHRRAPLTGVSEFPNLAEEPLEREPLPEHESWFPLRRYAGDFEELRDRADAAPDRPTAFLATLGPVAAHTARASFAANLLAAGGIAAHQPGPLESADDAARAFAESGLRVAVLCSSEKLYAEHAPSVVAALRDAGAERVLLAGAPRELGVDAFLHQGGDAVALLTELVDLTAPKGEEA